A single genomic interval of Paenibacillus macerans harbors:
- the fusA gene encoding elongation factor G encodes MAREFSLKNTRNIGIMAHIDAGKTTTTERILFYTGRTHKIGEVHEGAATMDWMEQEQERGITITSAATTAQWKGHRVNIIDTPGHVDFTVEVERSLRVLDGAVGVFSAKEGVEPQSETVWRQADRYGVPRIAYVNKMDIIGADYLNVVNDMRDRLQANAVAIQLPIGAENDFVGIIDIITKKAYIYKDDLGQNIEEAEIPADLADKVEELRAELVEKVAELDEDLTMKYLEGEEITVEELKAALRKGVCEVKIFPVVCGSSYRNKGIQLMLDAVIDYLPAPVDVPNIQGHLEDGTEVERHSSDEEPFAALAFKIMTDPYVGKLTFFRVYSGILQSGSYVLNATKGKRERIGRILQMHANHRQEINEVYAGDIAAAVGLKDTGTGDTLCDEKSPVILESMNFPDPVIEIAVEPKTKADQDKLGVALGKLTEEDPTLRAYTDEETGQTILKGMGELHLDIIIDRMRREFKVETNVGKPQVAYRETFRTPARVEGKFVRQSGGRGQYGHVWVEFEPLEPGTGNQFDSKIVGGAVPREYIGPAQQGIEEAMQNGVLAGFPVVDVKATIVDGSYHDVDSSEMAFKIAGSMALKAAKDKCNPVLLEPIMKVEVTVPEEYMGDVMGMLNSRRGRIEGMDSRGGAQIIRAKVPLSEMFGYSTTLRSGTQGRGVFSMELSHYEEVPRNIAEEIVSKNKGGE; translated from the coding sequence ATGGCAAGAGAGTTCTCCTTGAAAAATACACGTAACATCGGGATCATGGCGCATATTGACGCCGGTAAGACAACCACGACGGAACGGATCTTGTTCTACACAGGCCGTACGCACAAAATCGGGGAAGTTCACGAGGGTGCTGCAACGATGGACTGGATGGAGCAGGAGCAGGAGCGCGGAATCACGATTACGTCCGCTGCGACCACCGCTCAATGGAAAGGTCACCGCGTAAATATCATTGATACCCCGGGACACGTCGACTTCACCGTTGAAGTCGAACGTTCCCTTCGTGTATTGGACGGGGCTGTAGGGGTATTCAGTGCAAAAGAAGGCGTTGAGCCTCAGTCCGAAACCGTCTGGAGACAAGCTGACCGTTACGGCGTTCCGCGGATCGCCTACGTCAACAAAATGGATATTATCGGTGCGGACTACCTGAACGTTGTAAATGATATGCGCGATCGTCTGCAAGCGAACGCAGTTGCTATTCAACTGCCGATCGGTGCGGAAAATGATTTTGTCGGGATCATCGACATCATCACGAAGAAAGCCTACATCTATAAAGACGATTTGGGTCAAAACATCGAAGAGGCCGAGATCCCTGCGGATCTTGCCGATAAAGTAGAAGAACTCCGCGCGGAACTGGTCGAGAAAGTTGCCGAGCTGGATGAAGACTTGACGATGAAATACCTCGAAGGCGAGGAAATCACCGTTGAAGAACTGAAAGCCGCACTGCGCAAAGGCGTTTGCGAAGTGAAAATTTTCCCGGTCGTTTGCGGATCTTCCTATCGGAACAAAGGGATTCAGCTGATGCTGGACGCCGTTATCGATTATCTGCCTGCACCGGTTGATGTACCGAACATTCAAGGTCACTTGGAAGACGGTACGGAAGTGGAACGCCATTCTTCCGACGAAGAACCGTTCGCGGCGCTGGCATTTAAAATCATGACCGACCCGTACGTGGGTAAGCTGACGTTCTTCCGCGTATACTCCGGTATTTTGCAATCCGGTTCTTACGTGCTGAACGCGACTAAAGGCAAACGCGAACGGATCGGCCGTATCCTGCAAATGCACGCAAACCACCGTCAAGAGATCAACGAAGTATACGCTGGTGACATTGCGGCGGCCGTAGGTTTGAAAGATACGGGCACGGGTGATACACTGTGTGATGAGAAGAGCCCGGTTATTCTTGAGTCGATGAACTTTCCGGATCCGGTTATCGAGATCGCCGTTGAGCCTAAGACAAAAGCCGACCAAGATAAATTGGGCGTTGCTCTTGGCAAGCTGACGGAAGAAGACCCGACGCTTCGCGCTTATACGGATGAAGAAACCGGCCAAACGATCCTTAAAGGTATGGGTGAGCTTCACCTCGATATCATCATCGACCGGATGCGCCGTGAATTCAAAGTTGAGACGAACGTGGGTAAACCGCAAGTTGCTTACCGCGAAACGTTCAGAACGCCAGCGCGCGTTGAAGGCAAATTCGTACGTCAGTCCGGCGGCCGCGGTCAATACGGTCACGTCTGGGTTGAATTCGAACCGCTGGAGCCAGGTACAGGCAACCAATTCGACAGCAAAATCGTCGGCGGCGCCGTACCGAGAGAATATATCGGTCCTGCACAGCAAGGTATCGAAGAAGCGATGCAGAACGGTGTTCTTGCCGGCTTCCCGGTAGTGGACGTGAAGGCGACGATCGTCGACGGTTCCTACCACGATGTCGACTCCAGTGAAATGGCGTTTAAAATCGCCGGTTCCATGGCGCTCAAAGCGGCCAAGGACAAATGTAATCCGGTTCTGCTTGAGCCGATTATGAAAGTTGAAGTAACTGTTCCGGAAGAGTACATGGGTGATGTAATGGGTATGCTGAACTCCCGCCGTGGTCGGATCGAAGGTATGGATTCCCGTGGCGGCGCGCAAATTATCCGTGCCAAAGTGCCTCTTTCCGAAATGTTCGGTTACTCGACCACGCTTCGCTCCGGTACGCAAGGACGCGGCGTATTCTCGATGGAACTTTCCCATTACGAAGAAGTTCCTAGAAATATCGCCGAAGAAATTGTGTCCAAGAACAAGGGCGGAGAATAA
- the tuf gene encoding elongation factor Tu, translating to MAKAKYERTKPHVNIGTIGHVDHGKTTLTAAITTVLSKKYGGAAVAFDQIDKAPEERERGITISTAHVEYETPNRHYAHVDCPGHADYVKNMITGAAQMDGAILVVSAADGPMPQTREHILLSRNVGVPYIVVFLNKCDMVEDEELLELVEMEVRDLLNEYEFPGDDTPIIRGSAREALQNPDGEWAQKIVEMFEVIDEYIPLPERPIDKPFLMPVEDVFSITGRGTVATGRVERGTVKVGDEIEIVGIHEETKKSVVTGVEMFRKLLDSAEAGDNIGALLRGVDRKEIERGQVLAKPASVNPHTEFTAQVYVLTKEEGGRHKPFFTGYRPQFYFRTTDVTGVINLPEGTEMVMPGDNIEVTVQLISPIAIEEGTRFSIREGGRTVGSGAVVSINK from the coding sequence ATGGCAAAGGCTAAATACGAACGTACAAAACCGCACGTTAATATCGGTACGATTGGTCACGTCGACCATGGTAAAACAACTCTGACTGCAGCCATCACGACTGTATTGTCCAAAAAATACGGCGGTGCTGCCGTAGCTTTCGACCAAATCGACAAAGCTCCGGAAGAACGCGAACGCGGTATCACAATCTCGACGGCACACGTTGAGTATGAAACTCCGAACCGCCACTATGCACACGTTGACTGCCCAGGGCACGCCGACTATGTTAAAAACATGATCACCGGCGCAGCTCAAATGGACGGCGCGATCCTGGTTGTATCCGCAGCTGACGGCCCAATGCCGCAAACTCGCGAACACATCCTGCTGTCCCGTAACGTAGGCGTTCCTTACATCGTCGTATTCCTGAACAAATGCGACATGGTTGAAGACGAAGAGTTGCTTGAACTGGTTGAAATGGAAGTTCGCGACCTGCTGAACGAATACGAGTTCCCTGGCGACGACACTCCGATCATCCGCGGTTCCGCTCGTGAAGCTCTGCAAAATCCTGATGGCGAATGGGCTCAAAAAATCGTTGAAATGTTCGAAGTTATCGACGAGTACATTCCGCTTCCGGAACGTCCAATCGACAAACCGTTCTTGATGCCTGTCGAGGACGTATTCTCGATCACTGGCCGCGGTACCGTTGCTACGGGCCGTGTAGAACGCGGTACGGTTAAAGTCGGCGACGAAATCGAAATCGTGGGTATCCACGAAGAAACGAAAAAGTCCGTCGTTACCGGCGTTGAAATGTTCCGTAAATTGCTGGATTCCGCTGAAGCGGGCGACAACATCGGCGCATTGCTTCGCGGTGTTGACCGTAAAGAAATCGAACGCGGTCAAGTATTGGCTAAACCGGCTTCCGTTAATCCGCATACTGAGTTTACCGCTCAAGTATACGTATTGACGAAAGAAGAAGGTGGACGTCATAAGCCTTTCTTCACTGGCTACCGTCCGCAATTCTATTTCCGTACAACGGACGTAACAGGTGTTATCAACCTGCCGGAAGGTACTGAAATGGTTATGCCTGGCGACAACATCGAAGTTACGGTTCAACTGATCTCCCCGATCGCGATCGAAGAAGGAACTCGCTTCTCCATTCGCGAAGGCGGCCGTACAGTTGGATCCGGCGCTGTAGTATCCATCAACAAATAA
- a CDS encoding ABC transporter substrate-binding protein, translating to MTKTMLKAPLLLLLTAWIAGLLAGCGGGPEPSQGAAANTPQKAGGSEGDQAKEPVTLQFWTIALQPTFNDYFHELISRYEKENPHVTIDWQDFPFDTVSQKLLTSIASGKSPDVVNLNTEFASQIGSKGALADLEEYLTPEEKAAYFEGIFSSTVLDGHAYALPWYTGTEVLFMNTKLLKEAGLDPSKPPQSREELADWARQIKAKTGKNGYAIQLISKLFAIDGIPFVNEDKTAAAFNTPEAEAMLQNLRQLMEEGVIIKDDAKFDKQIQYYSAEQVAFELAGPTFINFLKTSAPDVYKNTVAVPLPTGKANLRLSNSMNVVVPKASKHTEEAVKFAVFVTNAENQTSFAKLANTLPSTKASIKDPFFTESDNTLEAQAKIASAQSLDKATDFMVGVPSATDINAALGRGLQEVLLNGQDIKKTLDSVEREVNTILKK from the coding sequence ATGACAAAAACGATGCTGAAAGCTCCGCTCCTTCTGCTGCTTACGGCATGGATCGCCGGTTTGCTCGCCGGGTGCGGCGGCGGACCCGAACCTAGTCAAGGGGCTGCGGCGAACACACCTCAGAAGGCTGGCGGTTCCGAAGGGGATCAAGCCAAGGAACCCGTCACGCTCCAGTTCTGGACCATCGCTTTGCAGCCCACGTTTAACGACTACTTTCATGAATTGATCTCACGCTATGAAAAAGAAAACCCCCACGTCACCATCGATTGGCAGGACTTCCCGTTTGACACCGTATCGCAAAAGCTGCTGACCAGCATCGCCAGCGGCAAAAGCCCGGACGTGGTAAACCTGAATACGGAATTTGCCAGCCAAATCGGCAGCAAAGGCGCGCTCGCCGATTTGGAAGAGTATCTTACTCCGGAGGAAAAAGCCGCTTATTTTGAAGGGATATTTAGTTCTACCGTTCTCGACGGTCACGCTTATGCCTTGCCTTGGTATACCGGAACCGAAGTGCTGTTCATGAACACGAAGCTGCTAAAGGAAGCGGGCTTGGACCCGAGCAAGCCGCCGCAAAGCCGCGAGGAGCTGGCCGACTGGGCACGGCAAATCAAAGCGAAAACCGGCAAAAACGGCTACGCCATCCAGCTGATCTCCAAACTGTTTGCGATCGACGGCATTCCGTTCGTCAACGAAGATAAAACGGCCGCCGCCTTTAACACGCCGGAGGCGGAAGCGATGCTGCAAAATTTGCGGCAGTTGATGGAGGAAGGCGTGATCATCAAGGATGATGCGAAATTTGACAAGCAGATTCAGTATTATTCCGCCGAGCAGGTGGCATTTGAGTTGGCCGGTCCTACCTTTATCAACTTCCTGAAAACATCCGCCCCCGACGTGTACAAAAATACCGTAGCCGTCCCGCTGCCCACGGGCAAAGCCAACCTGCGGCTTTCCAACTCGATGAACGTCGTGGTGCCGAAGGCTTCCAAACATACGGAAGAAGCCGTCAAGTTTGCGGTTTTCGTAACGAATGCCGAAAATCAAACCTCTTTTGCCAAATTGGCCAATACTTTGCCCTCCACCAAAGCATCGATCAAAGATCCCTTTTTTACCGAATCGGACAACACACTGGAGGCGCAGGCCAAAATCGCTTCCGCGCAAAGCCTGGATAAAGCGACGGACTTTATGGTCGGCGTGCCCAGCGCGACGGACATCAATGCCGCATTGGGCCGGGGGCTGCAGGAAGTGCTCCTGAACGGCCAGGATATCAAGAAAACGCTGGATAGCGTAGAAAGGGAAGTCAATACAATCCTAAAAAAGTAG
- a CDS encoding carbohydrate ABC transporter permease yields MKKWSHSETWTAWTFMTPGLLLIGIFVFWPILYGIPLSFTDYSVIAETKYVGLDNYAAAFQDRNFLISLWNSVKYVLIVPFIQIASILMAVLVNSRLPGVKAFRTAYYIPVVTSMVAVALIWSWLLSNNGVVNYILIRLGIISEQISWLADSSTALFVLMFITMWKGLGYYMVLYLAGLQGIPAELYEAAKVDGAGVLRAIYRITLPLLRPHILFCSLISLMAAIRVFDEVYILTKGGPGTATLTSSVYIFQKGLEQFNFGYASALGLIVSMIIGVLSVLIFYVNRKGGVNPY; encoded by the coding sequence TTGAAGAAATGGAGTCATTCGGAGACCTGGACCGCCTGGACGTTTATGACGCCCGGACTGCTTCTGATCGGAATATTCGTGTTTTGGCCGATCCTTTACGGAATACCGCTGTCATTTACCGATTATTCCGTTATTGCCGAAACGAAGTACGTGGGCCTGGACAATTATGCGGCCGCTTTTCAGGACCGGAATTTTCTGATCTCGCTGTGGAATTCGGTGAAATACGTGTTGATCGTTCCGTTCATCCAAATCGCCTCGATCCTGATGGCCGTGCTGGTGAACAGCCGCCTTCCCGGGGTGAAGGCTTTTCGGACGGCATACTATATTCCGGTCGTCACCTCGATGGTGGCCGTGGCGCTGATTTGGAGCTGGCTGCTCAGCAACAACGGGGTCGTCAATTACATCCTGATCCGGCTTGGCATCATCAGCGAACAGATTTCCTGGTTGGCGGACAGCAGCACGGCACTTTTTGTGCTTATGTTCATTACGATGTGGAAAGGCTTAGGGTATTACATGGTGTTGTACCTTGCCGGGCTGCAGGGGATTCCCGCGGAACTATACGAGGCGGCCAAAGTCGACGGAGCCGGCGTGTTGCGAGCCATCTACCGGATTACTTTGCCGCTGCTCCGGCCGCATATTCTGTTTTGCAGTTTGATTTCCCTGATGGCGGCGATCCGCGTGTTTGATGAGGTGTATATTCTGACCAAAGGCGGCCCCGGCACGGCGACCTTGACGTCGAGTGTTTATATTTTTCAAAAAGGGCTGGAACAGTTTAACTTCGGTTACGCTTCGGCGCTGGGGTTGATCGTCAGCATGATCATCGGGGTTCTCAGCGTCTTGATCTTCTATGTCAACCGGAAGGGAGGCGTCAATCCATATTGA
- a CDS encoding carbohydrate ABC transporter permease — protein sequence MIKPSIPKRAFRPGTVIRYAIIYVLLAALALFMMGPFLWLLSVSLMPGKNVFSVPPAIFPSFIDFANYAGVWKFMDFPKYMMNTVVITALGIAANVVLSSMTAYPLAAFRFKGRNLVFGLLISTMIIPSSTAMIVHYLTIQAFRLGDSYVGVVLPAAVSVFNIFLMRQTFMSVPADMRDSGKMDGASEFRIFWQLMLPLVKPGLAVIALLEMMAFWNNFLWPIVILNDPSKYPLAAALTYLNGQFAYNFGWIAAGTMISVLPIIAVFLLTQRYFIEGMSGALKG from the coding sequence ATGATCAAACCGTCTATCCCGAAAAGGGCATTTCGGCCGGGAACGGTCATCCGGTACGCAATCATTTACGTCCTGCTGGCGGCGCTGGCGTTATTTATGATGGGACCGTTTCTTTGGCTGCTCAGCGTGTCGCTGATGCCCGGCAAAAACGTGTTTTCGGTGCCGCCGGCCATTTTCCCGAGCTTTATCGACTTTGCCAATTACGCGGGTGTGTGGAAATTCATGGACTTTCCCAAATATATGATGAATACGGTCGTTATTACCGCGCTGGGGATTGCCGCGAATGTCGTCTTGTCCAGCATGACCGCCTATCCGCTGGCCGCCTTCCGCTTCAAAGGGCGAAATCTGGTGTTCGGCCTGCTGATTTCGACGATGATCATTCCTTCCTCGACGGCGATGATCGTTCATTATCTGACGATTCAGGCTTTCCGTCTGGGGGACAGCTACGTTGGCGTCGTATTGCCCGCGGCGGTGTCGGTGTTTAACATTTTTCTGATGCGGCAGACCTTTATGTCCGTTCCGGCGGATATGCGGGATTCCGGGAAAATGGACGGGGCCTCCGAGTTCCGGATTTTTTGGCAGTTGATGCTGCCTTTGGTGAAGCCCGGCCTCGCGGTTATCGCTTTGCTGGAGATGATGGCGTTCTGGAACAACTTCCTGTGGCCGATCGTCATTTTGAACGATCCGTCCAAATATCCGCTGGCGGCGGCTTTGACCTATCTCAACGGGCAATTCGCCTACAACTTCGGCTGGATTGCCGCCGGCACGATGATTTCCGTGCTTCCGATCATCGCCGTTTTTCTGCTGACTCAACGTTATTTCATCGAGGGTATGTCGGGAGCGCTTAAAGGATAA
- a CDS encoding DUF4127 family protein produces MIKIVYVPLDERPCNLYFPPALAAGTDFMVVTPPVELLGNKKRPADTEGLWDWLLREARGADGAILSLDTLVYGGIVPSRLHRLPFEECQHRLGQLRKLKEVVPGLQVYAMNLIMRCPQYSSSDEEPDYYGEWGREIFRRGYIGHRLQLGLATEAEKLEKKQIDAQLPAGVLSDYLQRRAVNAELNRCAVELAKEGVIDFLVIPQDDAAPFGWTALDQQKVRDTVKELGVSLKVYMYPGADEAGCTLLARMINRFKQAVPLVYPRFSSVQGPFVIPLYEDRLLFESVKYHVLAAGGLLCSSMSEADIALFINAPGETMMESASQHHPNAGYNVMRNTAELIETADYLIGRFNKPCVIADVAFANGADLELIRSLREKKLLFRVAGYAGWNTSSNTLGTCIAQGMIYRHYGPSRAHLDFLSLRYTEDAGYCAFVRQHVKEHKLPGLGMDYFSVDGPRGVAAGVVREELERFVEQYINDETYRVSIDDVFLPWSRMFEVGLKTHLISS; encoded by the coding sequence ATGATCAAAATCGTTTATGTGCCTTTGGACGAACGGCCGTGCAATTTGTATTTTCCCCCGGCGCTGGCCGCCGGAACGGATTTTATGGTGGTGACGCCTCCCGTGGAGCTCTTGGGAAACAAAAAACGGCCGGCCGATACCGAGGGGTTATGGGATTGGCTGCTGCGGGAGGCGCGAGGGGCGGACGGTGCGATTTTGTCATTGGACACCTTGGTGTACGGGGGAATCGTGCCTTCCCGGCTGCACCGGCTGCCGTTCGAGGAATGCCAACACAGGCTCGGCCAATTAAGAAAATTGAAGGAGGTCGTTCCCGGGCTGCAGGTTTACGCGATGAATCTGATCATGCGCTGCCCGCAGTATTCCAGCAGCGACGAAGAACCTGACTATTACGGGGAATGGGGCCGGGAAATTTTCCGCCGGGGATACATTGGCCACCGGTTGCAGCTTGGCCTCGCCACGGAGGCCGAGAAGTTGGAGAAAAAGCAAATCGACGCGCAACTGCCCGCCGGTGTGTTGAGCGATTATTTGCAGCGGCGGGCGGTTAACGCCGAGCTCAACCGCTGCGCCGTGGAATTGGCGAAGGAGGGCGTCATCGATTTCCTTGTCATTCCGCAGGATGATGCCGCCCCGTTCGGATGGACCGCTTTGGATCAGCAGAAGGTTCGGGATACCGTCAAAGAGCTTGGCGTTTCCCTGAAGGTATACATGTATCCGGGCGCCGATGAGGCGGGCTGCACGCTGCTTGCCCGCATGATCAACCGGTTTAAGCAAGCCGTTCCCCTCGTATATCCGCGGTTTTCCAGCGTCCAAGGGCCGTTTGTGATTCCTTTGTACGAGGACCGCCTGCTGTTCGAGAGCGTAAAGTACCATGTGCTGGCGGCCGGCGGGTTGCTGTGCTCCAGCATGAGCGAAGCGGATATCGCCCTATTTATCAATGCTCCGGGGGAAACGATGATGGAAAGCGCGTCGCAGCATCATCCCAACGCGGGCTATAACGTGATGCGAAACACGGCCGAGTTGATCGAAACCGCGGATTATCTCATCGGCCGGTTCAATAAACCGTGCGTGATCGCGGACGTGGCTTTTGCCAACGGGGCGGATCTTGAACTGATCCGGTCGCTACGGGAGAAGAAGCTGCTGTTTCGAGTGGCGGGCTACGCGGGCTGGAACACCAGTTCCAATACGCTTGGCACCTGCATCGCCCAGGGCATGATTTACCGTCATTACGGGCCAAGCCGGGCTCATCTCGATTTCCTGTCCCTGCGCTATACCGAGGATGCCGGCTACTGCGCCTTTGTACGGCAGCACGTCAAAGAGCATAAGCTGCCCGGGCTCGGGATGGATTATTTTTCGGTCGACGGACCGCGCGGCGTGGCTGCCGGCGTTGTCAGGGAAGAGTTGGAGCGTTTCGTGGAACAGTATATTAATGATGAAACTTACCGCGTCAGCATCGATGATGTATTTTTGCCGTGGAGCCGGATGTTTGAAGTGGGGCTGAAAACGCATTTGATATCGTCATAG
- a CDS encoding MurR/RpiR family transcriptional regulator, which yields MDLIAEIGSYYPSLTRSEQKVARRVLEHADEVLYSSITEFAEASGVGETTVIRFCRKIKFKGYQEFRLALAQSQMLRKIEENKLEEREAHYIERVCGNVVKVLQASLSLLDRNTLEAAVELIDKARHIQFIGVGSSGITALDAKNRLLRLGRRSEAAFDSHMQAMSAVLLEEGDVAVGFSVSGSSKDTNDILAKAKSGGAKVIAVTNYAKSPITSIADLVLLTAGKESPLEGGSMSAKISQLFVIDLLCEGLSLKDLERAKHMKEKTARAVIDKIY from the coding sequence ATGGATTTGATCGCGGAAATCGGCAGCTATTACCCTTCGCTGACGAGATCGGAGCAGAAGGTCGCCAGGCGGGTGCTGGAGCATGCGGATGAGGTGCTGTATTCCTCGATTACCGAGTTTGCCGAAGCTTCGGGCGTCGGGGAAACGACGGTGATTCGCTTTTGCCGGAAAATCAAATTTAAAGGCTACCAGGAGTTCCGGCTGGCGCTGGCCCAGAGTCAAATGCTGCGCAAAATCGAGGAGAACAAACTCGAAGAGCGCGAGGCGCATTATATCGAGCGGGTGTGCGGCAACGTTGTGAAGGTGCTGCAGGCCAGCCTAAGTTTGCTTGACCGGAACACGCTGGAAGCGGCGGTCGAGTTGATCGACAAAGCCCGGCACATCCAGTTCATCGGCGTCGGCTCCTCCGGCATTACGGCACTGGATGCCAAAAACCGTTTATTGCGGTTGGGCAGACGTTCCGAAGCGGCCTTTGACAGCCATATGCAGGCGATGAGCGCCGTGCTGCTGGAGGAGGGGGACGTGGCCGTCGGCTTCAGCGTTTCCGGGAGCAGCAAAGATACGAACGACATTCTGGCCAAAGCCAAAAGCGGCGGAGCCAAGGTCATCGCCGTGACGAATTATGCCAAGTCGCCGATTACAAGCATCGCGGACCTAGTGCTGCTGACGGCGGGGAAGGAATCACCGCTTGAGGGAGGCTCCATGAGCGCGAAAATATCGCAGCTTTTTGTCATAGATCTGCTATGCGAAGGATTGTCCTTAAAGGATCTTGAGCGTGCGAAACATATGAAAGAGAAGACGGCCCGGGCCGTCATCGATAAAATCTACTGA
- a CDS encoding FAD-dependent oxidoreductase produces MERERIADVIVLGGGLGGCMAALAVAKAGYSVILTEETDWLGGQLTSQAVPPDEHKWIESFGCTGTYREFRNRVREYYRQNYPLTGQAMNDPLLNPGNGWVSRLCHEPKAALRVLCDMLAPYVNSGRITVMYRVRAVRAGTRGDAVKSVAVRRLNRDEEWTLRGTYFLDATECGDILPLAGVEYVTGAESKTETGEPHALDQARPYDVQAFTHVFALDYVPGGDYTICKPASYEYWRRYTQPHSSLPKLGWIVGDGVDPDNDQEFTLFPDDSGRPSLWTYRRIIDPALFCGALYQSDISLINWAQNDFDLGMIYEVSEEERRRHLEGARELSLSLLYWLQTESPRPDGGKGYPGLRLRGDVLGTEDGLAKYPYIRESRRIRALYTITEHDVSKELRGELGIKRYEDSVGVGSYPLDLHATTQSRRGFYIPNYPFEIPMGALLPVRVQNLLPACKNIGTTQITNGCYRLHPIEWNIGEAAGHMAAYALKHHITPREIREREYHLKTFQAWIESQGVQLHWPSSINDEI; encoded by the coding sequence ATGGAAAGAGAAAGAATAGCGGACGTTATCGTGCTTGGCGGTGGGCTTGGCGGCTGTATGGCCGCTTTGGCCGTCGCCAAGGCGGGTTATTCCGTCATCTTGACCGAAGAAACGGACTGGCTGGGCGGGCAGTTGACGAGCCAGGCGGTTCCGCCCGACGAGCACAAGTGGATCGAAAGCTTCGGCTGCACCGGAACGTACCGCGAATTCCGAAACCGGGTAAGGGAGTACTACCGGCAAAATTATCCGCTGACCGGACAGGCGATGAACGATCCGCTGTTAAACCCGGGCAACGGCTGGGTCAGCCGGCTGTGCCATGAGCCGAAAGCGGCGCTGCGGGTGCTCTGCGATATGCTCGCGCCCTATGTGAACAGCGGCCGAATCACGGTAATGTATCGGGTGCGCGCTGTCCGGGCGGGGACGCGTGGAGATGCGGTGAAATCCGTTGCCGTCAGAAGGCTGAACCGGGATGAGGAGTGGACGCTGCGGGGGACGTATTTCCTCGACGCTACCGAATGCGGGGATATTTTGCCCTTGGCCGGAGTCGAATACGTAACCGGAGCCGAATCCAAGACGGAGACCGGGGAGCCGCATGCGCTGGACCAAGCGAGGCCGTATGACGTTCAAGCATTTACGCATGTGTTTGCGCTTGATTATGTTCCCGGCGGAGACTATACGATTTGCAAGCCGGCGTCCTATGAGTATTGGCGGCGGTACACGCAGCCTCACTCGAGTCTGCCGAAGCTGGGCTGGATTGTGGGGGATGGGGTGGACCCGGATAACGACCAGGAGTTTACGCTGTTCCCGGACGACAGCGGGCGGCCGTCCCTTTGGACGTACCGCCGCATCATCGACCCCGCCCTGTTCTGCGGCGCACTTTATCAAAGCGACATCTCCCTGATCAACTGGGCGCAGAACGATTTCGACTTGGGCATGATCTACGAAGTGTCCGAGGAAGAACGCCGGCGGCATTTGGAAGGAGCGCGCGAGCTCAGCTTGTCCCTCCTGTATTGGCTGCAGACGGAGTCTCCGCGGCCGGACGGCGGGAAGGGATACCCGGGCCTGCGGCTCCGCGGGGATGTGCTCGGAACGGAAGACGGACTGGCCAAGTACCCTTACATCCGGGAATCCCGGCGCATTAGGGCCCTCTACACGATTACGGAGCATGACGTCAGCAAGGAGCTGCGCGGGGAGCTTGGCATTAAGCGGTATGAGGACAGCGTAGGGGTAGGCAGCTACCCGCTTGATTTGCATGCCACGACCCAATCGCGCCGCGGCTTCTATATACCGAACTATCCGTTCGAAATTCCGATGGGAGCGCTGCTGCCGGTGCGGGTGCAAAATCTGCTGCCCGCCTGCAAAAACATCGGGACAACGCAAATTACGAACGGCTGCTACCGGCTGCACCCGATCGAATGGAATATCGGCGAGGCCGCCGGGCACATGGCCGCTTATGCTTTGAAGCATCATATCACGCCCCGGGAGATTCGGGAGCGGGAGTACCATTTAAAGACATTTCAGGCGTGGATCGAATCGCAGGGAGTCCAGCTTCACTGGCCCTCCTCCATTAACGATGAAATCTAG
- the rpsJ gene encoding 30S ribosomal protein S10 produces MAKQKIRIRLKAYDHRILDQSAEKIVETAKRSGAGVSGPIPLPTEKQVITILRAVHKYKDSREQFEMRTHKRLIDIVNPTPQTVDALMRLDLPSGVDIEIKL; encoded by the coding sequence ATGGCAAAGCAAAAAATTCGTATTCGTTTGAAAGCTTACGACCACAGAATTCTTGATCAATCCGCAGAGAAAATCGTTGAAACGGCAAAACGTTCGGGTGCCGGCGTATCCGGGCCGATTCCGCTTCCTACGGAAAAACAAGTCATTACCATTCTCCGTGCGGTGCACAAGTACAAGGATTCCCGGGAACAATTCGAAATGCGGACGCACAAACGTCTGATCGACATTGTGAACCCGACTCCGCAAACCGTGGACGCCTTGATGCGCTTGGACCTGCCGTCCGGTGTAGATATCGAAATCAAATTGTAA